A DNA window from Carassius gibelio isolate Cgi1373 ecotype wild population from Czech Republic chromosome A6, carGib1.2-hapl.c, whole genome shotgun sequence contains the following coding sequences:
- the LOC128015431 gene encoding leucine-rich repeat flightless-interacting protein 2-like isoform X2 yields the protein MATQVTGRKRISNREKLSAEDDTLSQIAREAEARLAAKRAARAEAREIRMKELERQQKEEDSERYSRHSRRHASISDDEERMSVGSRGSLRGNHTDLCSSSSSSLPTARLQNGRPSDYNGFLGSSSRASSRASSARASPVVEERSDFLEKGSRTASTLSAATLASLGGGLSRRGSCDTSISADTEASIREMKDSLVEVEEKYRKAMVSNAQLDNEKTNLMYQVDTLRDTLMELEELLCETRRECEEKTRDFEREHHAHSVLKFQFEEMKETLRQSEESVTVTQQSRGKQPDYIREIADLQETLEWKDKKIRALERQKEYSDIIHDEREALRDEVYRLRDALKKHGVVLGSEVTANGEVADRTIDGHADVETASRLNQDSQMSGDSVLEIRLRKLVEERESLLDQVRKYKTIGEQKQKNGTEEAGSTDEDDLQNGLDPHILDLQRDANRHISDLKFKLVKSEQEVTALEQNIIRLEGQVSRYKTSAEAAEKVEDELKVEKRKLQRELRSALDRIDELEASNSHLTKRLEKMKANRSALLAQQ from the exons GCGGAGGCAAGACTGGCAGCTAAACGGGCAGCCCGGGCAGAAGCCAGAGAAATCCGAATGAAGGAATTGGAGAGGCAACAGAAGGAG GAGGACAGTGAGCGGTATTCCCGCCACTCTCGGAGACATGCCTCG ATATCAGATGATGAAGAGCGGATGTCTGTTGGCAGTCGGGGCAGTTTGAGG GGCAACCACACAGAtctctgcagcagcagcagcagcagtctgcCTACAGCCAGACTACAAAATGGACGG CCTTCAGACTACAATGGCTTTCTGGGTTCCAGTTCCAGGGCCTCATCTAGGGCTAGTTCAGCCCGTGCCAGTCCAGTG gtGGAGGAAAGGTCAGATTTCCTGGAAAAG GGGTCCCGGACAGCCTCCACCCTCTCTGCTGCAACTCTGGCATCTCTGGGGGGAGGTTTATCACGAAGAGGAAGCTGTGATACATCGATTTCAGCTGACACTGAAGCCTCCATACGGGAAATGAAG GACTCCCTTGTGGAGGTGGAGGAGAAGTACCGTAAGGCAATGGTGTCCAATGCTCAGCTGGACAATGAGAAAACAAACCTAATGTATCAGGTGGACACATTGAGAGACACTCTGATGGAGCTGGAGGAACTTCTGTGTGAGACACGCAGAGAGTGTGAGGAGAAAACCAGA GACTTCGAGCGAGAGCATCATGCCCACAGTGTCCTGAAGTTCCAGTTTGAGGAGATGAAGGAAACACTGAGGCAGAGTGAAGAGTCGGTGACG GTAACCCAACAGTCTCGTGGGAAGCAGCCGGACTATATTAGAGAGATCGCAGACTTGCAAGAAACATTGgaatggaaagataaaaagatcCGG GCATTAGAGAGGCAGAAGGAATATTCAGACATTATCCATGATGAACGCGAGGCACTCAGGGACGAGGTTTACCGGCTTAGGGATGCTCTAAAG AAACATGGCGTTGTGCTGGGATCTGAGGTGACAGCCAATGGGGAGGTAGCAGACAGGACGATTGATGGGCATGCTGATGTGGAAACAGCCTCAAGATTGAATCAAGACTCTCAAATGAGTGGAGACAGCGTGTTAG AGATCAGATTGAGGAAATtggtggaagagagagagagtttactcGACCAG GTACGGAAGTATAAAACCATTGGAGAGCAGAAACAAAAGAATGGGACAGAAGAAGCAGGAAGCACAGATGAGGATGACCTCCAGAATGGTCTGGACCCTCATATTCTAGATCTGCAGA gagaTGCTAACAGGCACATCAGTGACCTAAAATTCAAGCTGGTCAAGTCTGAGCAAGAAGTCACAGCACTTGAACAAAAT ATCATTCGGCTGGAGGGGCAGGTGAGCCGCTATAAAACGTCTGCTGAGGCTGCAGAGAAAGTCGAAGATGAACTAAAAGTGGAGAAACGCAAGCTGCAGAGAGAG CTGAGGTCTGCACTTGACCGTATCGATGAGCTGGAAGCAAGCAACAGCCACCTTACGAAGAGACTAGAGAAGATGAAGGCCAATCGGAGTGCCCTTTTGGCACAGCAGTGA
- the LOC128015431 gene encoding leucine-rich repeat flightless-interacting protein 2-like isoform X4 — protein sequence MATQVTGRKRISNREKLSAEDDTLSQIAREAEARLAAKRAARAEAREIRMKELERQQKEEDSERYSRHSRRHASSQISDDEERMSVGSRGSLRGNHTDLCSSSSSSLPTARLQNGRPSDYNGFLGSSSRASSRASSARASPVVEERSDFLEKGSRTASTLSAATLASLGGGLSRRGSCDTSISADTEASIREMKDSLVEVEEKYRKAMVSNAQLDNEKTNLMYQVDTLRDTLMELEELLCETRRECEEKTRDFEREHHAHSVLKFQFEEMKETLRQSEESVTKHGVVLGSEVTANGEVADRTIDGHADVETASRLNQDSQMSGDSVLEIRLRKLVEERESLLDQVRKYKTIGEQKQKNGTEEAGSTDEDDLQNGLDPHILDLQRDANRHISDLKFKLVKSEQEVTALEQNIIRLEGQVSRYKTSAEAAEKVEDELKVEKRKLQRELRSALDRIDELEASNSHLTKRLEKMKANRSALLAQQ from the exons GCGGAGGCAAGACTGGCAGCTAAACGGGCAGCCCGGGCAGAAGCCAGAGAAATCCGAATGAAGGAATTGGAGAGGCAACAGAAGGAG GAGGACAGTGAGCGGTATTCCCGCCACTCTCGGAGACATGCCTCG TCTCAGATATCAGATGATGAAGAGCGGATGTCTGTTGGCAGTCGGGGCAGTTTGAGG GGCAACCACACAGAtctctgcagcagcagcagcagcagtctgcCTACAGCCAGACTACAAAATGGACGG CCTTCAGACTACAATGGCTTTCTGGGTTCCAGTTCCAGGGCCTCATCTAGGGCTAGTTCAGCCCGTGCCAGTCCAGTG gtGGAGGAAAGGTCAGATTTCCTGGAAAAG GGGTCCCGGACAGCCTCCACCCTCTCTGCTGCAACTCTGGCATCTCTGGGGGGAGGTTTATCACGAAGAGGAAGCTGTGATACATCGATTTCAGCTGACACTGAAGCCTCCATACGGGAAATGAAG GACTCCCTTGTGGAGGTGGAGGAGAAGTACCGTAAGGCAATGGTGTCCAATGCTCAGCTGGACAATGAGAAAACAAACCTAATGTATCAGGTGGACACATTGAGAGACACTCTGATGGAGCTGGAGGAACTTCTGTGTGAGACACGCAGAGAGTGTGAGGAGAAAACCAGA GACTTCGAGCGAGAGCATCATGCCCACAGTGTCCTGAAGTTCCAGTTTGAGGAGATGAAGGAAACACTGAGGCAGAGTGAAGAGTCGGTGACG AAACATGGCGTTGTGCTGGGATCTGAGGTGACAGCCAATGGGGAGGTAGCAGACAGGACGATTGATGGGCATGCTGATGTGGAAACAGCCTCAAGATTGAATCAAGACTCTCAAATGAGTGGAGACAGCGTGTTAG AGATCAGATTGAGGAAATtggtggaagagagagagagtttactcGACCAG GTACGGAAGTATAAAACCATTGGAGAGCAGAAACAAAAGAATGGGACAGAAGAAGCAGGAAGCACAGATGAGGATGACCTCCAGAATGGTCTGGACCCTCATATTCTAGATCTGCAGA gagaTGCTAACAGGCACATCAGTGACCTAAAATTCAAGCTGGTCAAGTCTGAGCAAGAAGTCACAGCACTTGAACAAAAT ATCATTCGGCTGGAGGGGCAGGTGAGCCGCTATAAAACGTCTGCTGAGGCTGCAGAGAAAGTCGAAGATGAACTAAAAGTGGAGAAACGCAAGCTGCAGAGAGAG CTGAGGTCTGCACTTGACCGTATCGATGAGCTGGAAGCAAGCAACAGCCACCTTACGAAGAGACTAGAGAAGATGAAGGCCAATCGGAGTGCCCTTTTGGCACAGCAGTGA
- the LOC128015431 gene encoding leucine-rich repeat flightless-interacting protein 2-like isoform X1, whose protein sequence is MATQVTGRKRISNREKLSAEDDTLSQIAREAEARLAAKRAARAEAREIRMKELERQQKEEDSERYSRHSRRHASSQISDDEERMSVGSRGSLRGNHTDLCSSSSSSLPTARLQNGRPSDYNGFLGSSSRASSRASSARASPVVEERSDFLEKGSRTASTLSAATLASLGGGLSRRGSCDTSISADTEASIREMKDSLVEVEEKYRKAMVSNAQLDNEKTNLMYQVDTLRDTLMELEELLCETRRECEEKTRDFEREHHAHSVLKFQFEEMKETLRQSEESVTVTQQSRGKQPDYIREIADLQETLEWKDKKIRALERQKEYSDIIHDEREALRDEVYRLRDALKKHGVVLGSEVTANGEVADRTIDGHADVETASRLNQDSQMSGDSVLEIRLRKLVEERESLLDQVRKYKTIGEQKQKNGTEEAGSTDEDDLQNGLDPHILDLQRDANRHISDLKFKLVKSEQEVTALEQNIIRLEGQVSRYKTSAEAAEKVEDELKVEKRKLQRELRSALDRIDELEASNSHLTKRLEKMKANRSALLAQQ, encoded by the exons GCGGAGGCAAGACTGGCAGCTAAACGGGCAGCCCGGGCAGAAGCCAGAGAAATCCGAATGAAGGAATTGGAGAGGCAACAGAAGGAG GAGGACAGTGAGCGGTATTCCCGCCACTCTCGGAGACATGCCTCG TCTCAGATATCAGATGATGAAGAGCGGATGTCTGTTGGCAGTCGGGGCAGTTTGAGG GGCAACCACACAGAtctctgcagcagcagcagcagcagtctgcCTACAGCCAGACTACAAAATGGACGG CCTTCAGACTACAATGGCTTTCTGGGTTCCAGTTCCAGGGCCTCATCTAGGGCTAGTTCAGCCCGTGCCAGTCCAGTG gtGGAGGAAAGGTCAGATTTCCTGGAAAAG GGGTCCCGGACAGCCTCCACCCTCTCTGCTGCAACTCTGGCATCTCTGGGGGGAGGTTTATCACGAAGAGGAAGCTGTGATACATCGATTTCAGCTGACACTGAAGCCTCCATACGGGAAATGAAG GACTCCCTTGTGGAGGTGGAGGAGAAGTACCGTAAGGCAATGGTGTCCAATGCTCAGCTGGACAATGAGAAAACAAACCTAATGTATCAGGTGGACACATTGAGAGACACTCTGATGGAGCTGGAGGAACTTCTGTGTGAGACACGCAGAGAGTGTGAGGAGAAAACCAGA GACTTCGAGCGAGAGCATCATGCCCACAGTGTCCTGAAGTTCCAGTTTGAGGAGATGAAGGAAACACTGAGGCAGAGTGAAGAGTCGGTGACG GTAACCCAACAGTCTCGTGGGAAGCAGCCGGACTATATTAGAGAGATCGCAGACTTGCAAGAAACATTGgaatggaaagataaaaagatcCGG GCATTAGAGAGGCAGAAGGAATATTCAGACATTATCCATGATGAACGCGAGGCACTCAGGGACGAGGTTTACCGGCTTAGGGATGCTCTAAAG AAACATGGCGTTGTGCTGGGATCTGAGGTGACAGCCAATGGGGAGGTAGCAGACAGGACGATTGATGGGCATGCTGATGTGGAAACAGCCTCAAGATTGAATCAAGACTCTCAAATGAGTGGAGACAGCGTGTTAG AGATCAGATTGAGGAAATtggtggaagagagagagagtttactcGACCAG GTACGGAAGTATAAAACCATTGGAGAGCAGAAACAAAAGAATGGGACAGAAGAAGCAGGAAGCACAGATGAGGATGACCTCCAGAATGGTCTGGACCCTCATATTCTAGATCTGCAGA gagaTGCTAACAGGCACATCAGTGACCTAAAATTCAAGCTGGTCAAGTCTGAGCAAGAAGTCACAGCACTTGAACAAAAT ATCATTCGGCTGGAGGGGCAGGTGAGCCGCTATAAAACGTCTGCTGAGGCTGCAGAGAAAGTCGAAGATGAACTAAAAGTGGAGAAACGCAAGCTGCAGAGAGAG CTGAGGTCTGCACTTGACCGTATCGATGAGCTGGAAGCAAGCAACAGCCACCTTACGAAGAGACTAGAGAAGATGAAGGCCAATCGGAGTGCCCTTTTGGCACAGCAGTGA
- the LOC128015431 gene encoding leucine-rich repeat flightless-interacting protein 1-like isoform X3: MATQVTGRKRISNREKLSAEDDTLSQIAREAEARLAAKRAARAEAREIRMKELERQQKEEDSERYSRHSRRHASSQISDDEERMSVGSRGSLRGNHTDLCSSSSSSLPTARLQNGRPSDYNGFLGSSSRASSRASSARASPVVEERSDFLEKGSRTASTLSAATLASLGGGLSRRGSCDTSISADTEASIREMKDSLVEVEEKYRKAMVSNAQLDNEKTNLMYQVDTLRDTLMELEELLCETRRECEEKTRDFEREHHAHSVLKFQFEEMKETLRQSEESVTVTQQSRGKQPDYIREIADLQETLEWKDKKIRALERQKEYSDIIHDEREALRDEVYRLRDALKKHGVVLGSEVTANGEVADRTIDGHADVETASRLNQDSQMSGDSVLGDTDAQSRSQQETEAEPELQFAKDIYSMPVEHKGTAFLLDSCEEALALDAALLVADDVNMHISEQIKETIVTVSGLSVENETQTFFKIKLKMKRIFSCFVS, from the exons GCGGAGGCAAGACTGGCAGCTAAACGGGCAGCCCGGGCAGAAGCCAGAGAAATCCGAATGAAGGAATTGGAGAGGCAACAGAAGGAG GAGGACAGTGAGCGGTATTCCCGCCACTCTCGGAGACATGCCTCG TCTCAGATATCAGATGATGAAGAGCGGATGTCTGTTGGCAGTCGGGGCAGTTTGAGG GGCAACCACACAGAtctctgcagcagcagcagcagcagtctgcCTACAGCCAGACTACAAAATGGACGG CCTTCAGACTACAATGGCTTTCTGGGTTCCAGTTCCAGGGCCTCATCTAGGGCTAGTTCAGCCCGTGCCAGTCCAGTG gtGGAGGAAAGGTCAGATTTCCTGGAAAAG GGGTCCCGGACAGCCTCCACCCTCTCTGCTGCAACTCTGGCATCTCTGGGGGGAGGTTTATCACGAAGAGGAAGCTGTGATACATCGATTTCAGCTGACACTGAAGCCTCCATACGGGAAATGAAG GACTCCCTTGTGGAGGTGGAGGAGAAGTACCGTAAGGCAATGGTGTCCAATGCTCAGCTGGACAATGAGAAAACAAACCTAATGTATCAGGTGGACACATTGAGAGACACTCTGATGGAGCTGGAGGAACTTCTGTGTGAGACACGCAGAGAGTGTGAGGAGAAAACCAGA GACTTCGAGCGAGAGCATCATGCCCACAGTGTCCTGAAGTTCCAGTTTGAGGAGATGAAGGAAACACTGAGGCAGAGTGAAGAGTCGGTGACG GTAACCCAACAGTCTCGTGGGAAGCAGCCGGACTATATTAGAGAGATCGCAGACTTGCAAGAAACATTGgaatggaaagataaaaagatcCGG GCATTAGAGAGGCAGAAGGAATATTCAGACATTATCCATGATGAACGCGAGGCACTCAGGGACGAGGTTTACCGGCTTAGGGATGCTCTAAAG AAACATGGCGTTGTGCTGGGATCTGAGGTGACAGCCAATGGGGAGGTAGCAGACAGGACGATTGATGGGCATGCTGATGTGGAAACAGCCTCAAGATTGAATCAAGACTCTCAAATGAGTGGAGACAGCGTGTTAG GAGACACTGATGCACAATCCAGGAGCCAGCAAGAGACAGAGGCTGAGCCGGAGTTACAGTTTGCGAAGGACATATATAGCATGCCAGTAGAGCACAAGGGCACAGCATTCCTTCTCGATAGTTGTGAGGAAGCTCTTGCATTGGATGCTGCTCTTTTAGTGGCGGATGATGTTAATATGCATATCAGTGAACAGATAAAAGAAACAATAGTCACTGTGAGTGGACTGAGTGTAGAAAATGAAACACAGACATTCTTTAAGATCAAGCTTAAGATGAAGAGGATCTTTAGCTGCTTTGTGTCATAA